CGGCGCGGTTCCGCCATTCTTTGCGGGCCTGCTTCCCGAAGGCGTCCGACTGGGGGTGGTGACGTCCTCGACGAAGACGTCGGTGGATGACCATTTCACTCTTCTTCTTGCTATTGGCGCCGACACGATCGGGAACGTTCGGGTTCTGCCCGCGGGAGCCAACCCCCCAGACCACAAGCCCATGTTCGACCCTGCACGCGATACCGACTTTCGGGAGGTTTTCAAACGACTCACCGGTTCTGTCGAAGCCGACCCCGTCGGACTCTCCGGAGTTCAACCCAAAGTCAGCGCCGCGATGTGGTCGGCACACGCGAGAACCGCGACGGGGCCCGCGATCCTCAAACTTAATCCCCTGACGGGATTTCCCCGACTCGTCGAGAACGAACACTTCTTCATGCAAATGGCGGCCGATTGCGGACTGCGCGCGGCCAGGACGCGACTAATCCACGACGCCCACGGGCGAAGCGCGTTGTTGGTCAACCGGTTTGACCGTCAAGGAGATGTCCGAATCGCTCAGGAGGATGCATGCCAGGTCGCAGCCGTCTACCCGGCCGCGAAGTATCGCATCCACGCCCAAGCGGCGATCACCTCTTTGGCCGACGCCTGCGCGCGCGGCGGGGGTTCGCGGGCTGCTGCTGCTCTGGAGCTGCTGCGGGTCGTGGTGTTCTCCTGGCTCATCGGCAATGGCGACTTGCATGGCAAGAATCTGTCGATCTATTGCCCGGACGGCTTCTGGCGGCCAACGCCCGCATACGACTTGCTCACGACTCAGCCCTACACCGGATGGCGCGACCCCATGGCGTTGCCGCTCTTCGGCCGCGCGAATCGCTTGAACCGCAACCACTTCCGGGAAGCGGCGGCCCGACTCGGTCTACGCGGCCGGGCGCTGGCCACCATGATCGACGGCATCGTCGATGCGGCAGCGCGGTGGCCGGACCGCTGCGGCCAGATCGGGTTCGACGAGCGCCAAACCGAATTGTTATCCGGCATGCTTCGTCGACGCATTGCGACCTTGATGTAGCTGGCACGCGGGTCAGGCCCGCTCGTCCCAGACCTTCATCAGGGTGGACAGAATCTCCTCGCCGCGGCCCAGCCCGGCCAGGTGACTTTCCTCTGGCAAATGGAAGAGCTCCGCGTCGGGCAGCCGGGAGACGACGTGCTCGCCGTGCGCGAACGGGATGATGTGGTCGTGGTCGCCGTGCCACCAGCGGACCGGAACCTTCACCTCGTCGAGCCGGAAACCCCAGTCGCGGGCGAACAGCATGATGTCGTTGAACGGCGCGGCCAGCTGCTTGCGGCTGCCGTTGAGCAGGTCGTCGAGGAACATGGCCTTGAACTCGGGGCGGGCCAGCAGGTGCCGGTCGGCCCGCGGTGAGAGCAGGCCATACAGATCCAGCCCTGGGGACGCGACCGGCCGCGCCGCACGGATCAGCAAGCTCGCACCCACCCGCAGCGGGCTACCTCCGAATTTCAGCAGCGGCGCAACCAGCAAACCGAAGTTCATCGCGCCACCACTGATCGCGTCGGGGCCGCGCGTCGGGGCCACGCCACCGAGCACCCCGACGGCCACCACCCGGTCGGGCAGCGCCGCTGCACACGCAAGGGTGTATGGACCGCCGCCGGACAGGCCGATCACGGCCATCTTGTCGATTCCGAGCGTGTCCGCGATGGCGCGCAGGTCGTCGGCGAACGCGGCGATGTTTTCGTATTGATGGGGTGTTGACGCGCCGATGCCGGGCCGGTCGATGCCGATCAGGCGGATGTTGTGGTGTTCGGCGTAGACGCGGGCCTCCGTCGGGATCTGCCGGCGGGCGCCGGGAGTGCCGTGCAACCAGAAGACGGCTCGCCCCTGCGGCGCACCGAACTCCGCAAAGCCGATTTGGCGGTCCTCGTCGACCGCCACGTTTCCTTCGAGCTTGGGGCGAGCGATCGCGACGACCATGTCCAGCAGTTTTGCATGTGACAAGCGGTTTACGAAAGGCTCACGGAGCTTGGCGCCGCAGGCTGTCGACGTTTGCGGCTAAACCGCTATCGCATGTGCAATCACTTTTCGAAATCGGATTATTGTCACGCTTAAAGATATTCAACTTTTATGCAACGCCAGGCTAGTGCTTAGTCATCCCATCGCGCCGACGGTTGCCGATCGCGGTTCGGTATTCCCAGACGACAAGAGGCCATGACGACATGCGGAACGGCTAGGCGAACTCCACACCCCATAACAAAACGGGAATCCGCGACTGGACCGCCCAAAATCCGCGGGAAAAGCCGATTCCACATCAACACGACGTCATGGATGAAATCCTGGTCGAGTGTCATTCGGCTGACATGGGTCGTGTTGTCATGGATCGCTCACGCCCGGCCGAGAAGCACACCATAGACGGATCGGCCCCCTTCTTGCTCGCAAAGGGGGCCGATCGCGTTGGTGGTCACCGGCTTGTCGCCAGCTTCACGAGTTGGCGGCCACGGAGTCGCGGCATCGGGCTGGTGCTGGCAGCGCGGAAAGCAGTTGCCCGAGTGTGAATTTCACGACGCGACACGCCGCGCGGGCGTCGTGGGGATCGAGCAACGCGGCGCTACCACAGGCCCTCGGTCGCGGTGCCCCACCCGCCCCGAAAGCTTCCGTCAGGCGGGCGTCCCGATGGCCTTGGGCTCCATGTACTGATGCAGGCCGGCTATTCCACCGCCCTCGCGACCGAACCCGCTCAACTTGAAGCCGCCGAACGGGGCGTCACCGGGACCGATGCCGTTGACCGCGATCTGGCCGGTGCGGATGCGGCGGGCCACACCGACGGCCCGGTCCACGTCGCCACCCCACACCGCGCCGGAGAGCCCATAGCAAGAGTTGTTCGCGATCGCCACCGCGTCGTCGTCGTCACGGTAGCGCAGCACCGTCAGCACCGGCCCGAACACTTCCTCCTGCGCGATAGCCGAATCCGGTTGCACCCCAGTGAGAATCGTCGGTTCGAAGTAGAAGCCGACATCCAGGCCGGCCGGGCGACCGCCGCCGGTCGCCAGCTTCGCGCCGTCACTAACGGCACGAGAGACGTGGCCCTCTACACGCTCTCGTTGGTCCGAACTGATCAGCGGCCCCATCTGCACGTCCGGATCGATGGGGTCGCCGACCTTCACGTCACGGGCCAGCGCGACGAGCCGGTCGACGACGTCGTCGTGCAACGAATCGGGCAGCAGCAGCCGGCTGTGCAGGATGCAGGCCTGACCGGCGTGCAGCGAACAGCAATCGAACAGCATCTGCCGCAGCATCTCGTCGGTCACCTGCGCGTCGTCGAGGACGATGCTTGCCGACTTCCCGCCGCACTCCAACAGGATTCGCTTCATGGTGGCGCCCGCGGCGGACATGACCTGGCAGCCGACGGCCGAGCTGCCGGTGAAGCTGACCATGTCGATGCGCGGATCGGTGGTAAGCAGCTTGGCGCCCTCGACACCCGACGGCGTGACGACGTTGACCACGCCGGGCGGAATGTCGGTGTACTCGTCGATCATCCGCGCGAGCGCAAGGCCGGCGAGCGGCGTCAGCGGCGAGGGCTTGAGCACGACGGTATTGCCCGCGGCCAGAGCGTTGTTCACCTTCATGACGTTGAGGCAGTGCGGGAAGTTCCACGGCGTCAGGATCGACACGACGCCGAGGGGCTCGCGACGCAGCAGCGTCGTTCCGGCGCCGGTGCCGGTGACCGGCTCGTCGACCAACTGCGCGGCGAGCTGGGCCGCGCGCATGGACATGAAAGCGGCGCCGTCGATTTGCATCACGCGCTCGTTGGCGATGCAGCCCCACTCCGCCTGCGACAGCGCGAAGAACTCGTCCGCGTGCTTGCCCAGCGCGTCGCCCAGCTGATTGAGGCAGCCCGCCCGGTCCTCGAGGCTCAACGAAGTCCACGGCCCGTCGTCGAAAGCCCTACGCGCGGCCGCGATCGCCTCGCCGACCTGCGCGACGCTCGCGTCGGGCGCGGTGGCGATGGTCTGCTCGGTGGCCGGTGAGACGTCGTCGTAGCGGCCGTCCTCCGGTTCGACCCATCTGCCGTCGATGTAGAGCCGATAGGTGTCGACAAGAGGTCCCGGAGGTGGTAGCTCGGCCATCTGATTCCTCACCGAAGGTCGGTCATCTAGGGACTCAGTGTTCACCCATGGACCCGCCCCGTCAATCACTAATGACGCGAAATCCAGCCCAATTCAACGTGCTGACGCCGTATTGACAGCAATAGCCGCGGCGGAGTAGACACATTCTCGCTAGACAGATTGGGCCGATCTGTCGGATCTCCCGGGAGGCTTACCGTGCAGACCACTTTTCCACTGCACTCCCCCGACTTCTACGCGGGCGATCCCTACCCCGCGTACCGGGAGCTGCGCGCCAGCTCGCCGGTGTGTTGGAACGACGTCACCAACTTCTGGGCGCTGCTGAAGTACGAGGACATTCGCTTCGTGTCGAGCAACCCAGCGATGTTCTCCTCGACCAAGGGCGTCACCATTCCGGACCCGGCGATGGACAACCCGGTTGTCGAGAACAGCCTCATCTTCACCGACCCGCCGCGGCACCGGCAGCTGCGCAGGCTGATCAACGCGGGCTTCACCCGGCGGCGCGTGGCCGTGCTCGAACCGAAAATCCGCGAAATCGTGCGGGGAATCCTCGACGGCCTGGAGCCCGATTCCGTTCACGAGTTCGCCGAAGAGATCGCCGCTCCACTGCCCACCCGGATGATCGCCGAGCTGATCGGTGCCCCGCCCGACGACTGGGAGCAGTTCCGGGCGTGGTCGGACGCGGCCACCGGAATCGCCGACCCGGAAATCGAACTCGACCCGCTGGTGGCCATGGGGCAGCTTTTCGAGTACTTCCAAAAGCTGATCGCGGCCAGGCGCGTCGAAGCGCGCGACGACTTGTTGTCGGTTCTAGCCGGCGCCGAGATCGACGGCCACCGGCTCACCGACGAAGACCTGCTCAACTTCGCGTTCCTGCTGTTGGTCGCCGGCAACGAAACCACCCGTAATCTGATCGCGCTGGGCACGCTGGCGCTGATCGCGCATCCCGACCAATGCCGGCTGCTGGTCGAGGATCGGTCGCTGATCCCGGGCGCCGTCGAGGAGATGTTGCGCTGGAACAGCCCGGTGGTCCACATGGCGCGCACCGCGACGGCCGACGTCGAAATCCGCGGGCAGCGCATCGCGGAGGGCGACACGGTGGTGATGCTCTACGGCTCGGCCAACCGGGACGAGGACATCTTCGGTTGTGACGCAGAAGAATTCAGGGTGACCCGCCACCCCAACCCGCACATCGCGTTCGGGTGCGGGGAACATTCCTGCGTGGGTGCGCAATTGGCGCGCCTGGAAGCCTGCGTTATGTTCGACGAGCTGCTGCGCCGCTTCCCCAGCCTGAAACTGGCCGGCGAGGTGGACCGGATGCGGGCCACCATGGTGCCCGGGGTGAAGCGGATGCCGGTACGGCTCGGCACCGCGGCCGGATAGAAGGAGGACCAAGTTAGTGACCGACCAAAAGGCCGCGTTCCAAGCTAAGCTGCAGGCGCTCGTCGGCCAGCCGACCGGTGGTACCGGAAAGCCTTCGGTGGCACCGGATCCGGTCAATCAGCCGATGATCCGGCACTGGGCGCATGCGCTCGACGACATGAACCCGGTCTACCTCGATCCGGAGTTTGCGTCGTCGTCCCGGTTCGGTGGCATCGTGTCGCCTCCCGTCATGCTGCAAACCTGGACGATGCCGGCGCCGAAACTGGAAGGGATCGGGGACCGTGGTGGCGTTCCCGTCGAGATCACCAGCAGCCCAACGGCATTTCTCGATGAGGCCGGTTTCACCAGCACGGTGGCGGTCAACTCGGAGTTCGAGATCGACCGCTATCCCCGGCTGGGTGACGTCATCAGCGCAACGTCGATCTTCGAGGAGGTCTCCGACGAAAAGAAGACGGCGCTGGGCACCGGCTACTTCCTGACCTGGGTGATCACCTACACCGACCAGAACGGTGAGGTGCTGGGCCGCCAGCGATTCCGGGTGCTGCGCTTCAGGCCGAAACGCTGATGGCGTCCCGACTGCCACCGGCGATCAGCCCGGACACCGAGTTCTTCTGGAACGGGCTGCGCGAGCGCAAGCTGCTGATCCAGCGCTGTGGCGGCTGCAAAGCGCTGCGTCACCCGCCGCGCCCCATGTGCCCCAAATGCCGCTCCCTGGACTGGGATCCGATCGAGTCGTCGGGCCGGGGCACCGTCTACAGCT
The nucleotide sequence above comes from Mycobacterium malmoense. Encoded proteins:
- a CDS encoding MaoC family dehydratase: MTDQKAAFQAKLQALVGQPTGGTGKPSVAPDPVNQPMIRHWAHALDDMNPVYLDPEFASSSRFGGIVSPPVMLQTWTMPAPKLEGIGDRGGVPVEITSSPTAFLDEAGFTSTVAVNSEFEIDRYPRLGDVISATSIFEEVSDEKKTALGTGYFLTWVITYTDQNGEVLGRQRFRVLRFRPKR
- a CDS encoding alpha/beta fold hydrolase, coding for MVVAIARPKLEGNVAVDEDRQIGFAEFGAPQGRAVFWLHGTPGARRQIPTEARVYAEHHNIRLIGIDRPGIGASTPHQYENIAAFADDLRAIADTLGIDKMAVIGLSGGGPYTLACAAALPDRVVAVGVLGGVAPTRGPDAISGGAMNFGLLVAPLLKFGGSPLRVGASLLIRAARPVASPGLDLYGLLSPRADRHLLARPEFKAMFLDDLLNGSRKQLAAPFNDIMLFARDWGFRLDEVKVPVRWWHGDHDHIIPFAHGEHVVSRLPDAELFHLPEESHLAGLGRGEEILSTLMKVWDERA
- a CDS encoding type II toxin-antitoxin system HipA family toxin; amino-acid sequence: MIRPLDLREVDDADVYLDDKIVATLTRLPGDEIRFDYHDLGPPPEPTSLAIRTRSVSWSLPVDAQYPLVTTGGAVPPFFAGLLPEGVRLGVVTSSTKTSVDDHFTLLLAIGADTIGNVRVLPAGANPPDHKPMFDPARDTDFREVFKRLTGSVEADPVGLSGVQPKVSAAMWSAHARTATGPAILKLNPLTGFPRLVENEHFFMQMAADCGLRAARTRLIHDAHGRSALLVNRFDRQGDVRIAQEDACQVAAVYPAAKYRIHAQAAITSLADACARGGGSRAAAALELLRVVVFSWLIGNGDLHGKNLSIYCPDGFWRPTPAYDLLTTQPYTGWRDPMALPLFGRANRLNRNHFREAAARLGLRGRALATMIDGIVDAAARWPDRCGQIGFDERQTELLSGMLRRRIATLM
- a CDS encoding aldehyde dehydrogenase family protein translates to MAELPPPGPLVDTYRLYIDGRWVEPEDGRYDDVSPATEQTIATAPDASVAQVGEAIAAARRAFDDGPWTSLSLEDRAGCLNQLGDALGKHADEFFALSQAEWGCIANERVMQIDGAAFMSMRAAQLAAQLVDEPVTGTGAGTTLLRREPLGVVSILTPWNFPHCLNVMKVNNALAAGNTVVLKPSPLTPLAGLALARMIDEYTDIPPGVVNVVTPSGVEGAKLLTTDPRIDMVSFTGSSAVGCQVMSAAGATMKRILLECGGKSASIVLDDAQVTDEMLRQMLFDCCSLHAGQACILHSRLLLPDSLHDDVVDRLVALARDVKVGDPIDPDVQMGPLISSDQRERVEGHVSRAVSDGAKLATGGGRPAGLDVGFYFEPTILTGVQPDSAIAQEEVFGPVLTVLRYRDDDDAVAIANNSCYGLSGAVWGGDVDRAVGVARRIRTGQIAVNGIGPGDAPFGGFKLSGFGREGGGIAGLHQYMEPKAIGTPA
- a CDS encoding cytochrome P450; the protein is MQTTFPLHSPDFYAGDPYPAYRELRASSPVCWNDVTNFWALLKYEDIRFVSSNPAMFSSTKGVTIPDPAMDNPVVENSLIFTDPPRHRQLRRLINAGFTRRRVAVLEPKIREIVRGILDGLEPDSVHEFAEEIAAPLPTRMIAELIGAPPDDWEQFRAWSDAATGIADPEIELDPLVAMGQLFEYFQKLIAARRVEARDDLLSVLAGAEIDGHRLTDEDLLNFAFLLLVAGNETTRNLIALGTLALIAHPDQCRLLVEDRSLIPGAVEEMLRWNSPVVHMARTATADVEIRGQRIAEGDTVVMLYGSANRDEDIFGCDAEEFRVTRHPNPHIAFGCGEHSCVGAQLARLEACVMFDELLRRFPSLKLAGEVDRMRATMVPGVKRMPVRLGTAAG